One Deltaproteobacteria bacterium DNA segment encodes these proteins:
- a CDS encoding acyl-CoA dehydrogenase, protein MQPKKYRTLTGDAGFQAMLDKTVTFFETMGKERLLDDYNKKVWYREFVDFIGREQIFAKLLTPIEYAGGDPDCRWDTARNNEFSELLAFYGLGYWYCFQVTILGLGPIWMSPNEKAKQKAARLLKEGAIFAFGLSERVHGADIYSTETALTPKDDGTWVANGEKYYIGNGNEAEMVSTLGKVKDETDDYVFFVTNYRNKAYELKKNVISHQEYVSNFALHDYPITEDDILSRGPHAWDSALNTVNIGKFNIGPASIGLAEHCFYEAITHAANRILYGMRVTDMPHVRKNFMDAWLRLVAMKLYQRRSTDYFRNADANDRRYLLYNPTSKMKVTLQSEDVVNLLWDVIAAKGFEKDTYFHMAASDMRGPSKLEGTVHVNVQLIRKFMKNYFFNPAEYTAVEPDFSAVDDLFLFNQGPTKGLGAVQFHDFGPVFEANKGLPNVATFMKQFNIFREFLEKAGPDKMQDMDPSFSLPLGEMFSIVVYGQLILEQARIDTVDEDIINQIFDFMVRDFALFALQIYGNHSTRDEQRTFCRDIMTIKAVGDNEQYQRVWEKYVFPLNGEYAMNE, encoded by the coding sequence ATGCAACCGAAAAAGTACAGGACCCTCACGGGCGACGCGGGATTTCAAGCGATGCTGGATAAGACCGTCACCTTTTTCGAGACCATGGGCAAGGAACGGCTTCTCGATGATTACAACAAGAAGGTCTGGTATCGGGAATTTGTCGATTTTATCGGCAGAGAGCAGATATTCGCCAAGCTTTTGACCCCGATCGAATATGCCGGAGGGGATCCCGACTGCCGGTGGGACACGGCTCGGAACAATGAGTTCAGCGAACTCCTCGCCTTTTACGGCCTGGGGTACTGGTACTGTTTCCAGGTGACCATCCTGGGGCTGGGCCCCATCTGGATGAGCCCCAACGAGAAAGCCAAGCAGAAAGCCGCCAGGCTCCTGAAAGAGGGCGCTATTTTCGCCTTCGGTCTCTCCGAACGGGTGCACGGCGCCGACATCTATTCCACCGAGACGGCCCTGACGCCCAAGGACGACGGCACCTGGGTGGCGAACGGCGAAAAATACTATATCGGCAATGGTAACGAGGCGGAGATGGTCTCCACCCTCGGAAAGGTCAAGGACGAAACCGACGACTATGTCTTCTTCGTCACCAATTACCGGAACAAGGCCTATGAGCTGAAGAAAAACGTCATTTCCCACCAGGAGTATGTGTCCAATTTCGCCCTCCATGATTACCCGATCACGGAGGATGACATCCTCTCCCGGGGACCGCACGCCTGGGATTCCGCACTGAACACGGTGAACATCGGCAAATTCAACATCGGCCCGGCATCCATCGGACTGGCCGAGCACTGCTTCTACGAGGCCATCACCCACGCGGCGAACCGCATCCTCTACGGGATGCGCGTCACCGACATGCCCCACGTGAGAAAAAATTTCATGGACGCCTGGCTGCGCCTCGTGGCCATGAAGCTCTACCAGCGGCGCTCGACGGACTACTTCAGAAATGCCGACGCGAACGACCGCCGCTACCTTCTGTATAATCCCACGAGCAAGATGAAGGTGACCCTCCAGTCAGAGGATGTGGTCAACCTTCTGTGGGACGTGATCGCGGCGAAGGGATTCGAAAAGGACACCTACTTCCACATGGCCGCCTCCGACATGCGGGGGCCCTCCAAGCTTGAGGGTACGGTTCACGTGAACGTCCAGCTGATCCGCAAGTTCATGAAGAACTACTTCTTCAATCCCGCGGAATACACCGCCGTTGAACCCGACTTCTCAGCCGTGGACGACCTGTTCCTGTTCAACCAGGGACCGACGAAGGGCCTCGGCGCGGTCCAGTTCCACGACTTCGGACCCGTCTTCGAGGCTAACAAGGGCCTGCCGAACGTGGCGACCTTCATGAAGCAGTTCAATATTTTCAGGGAATTTCTGGAAAAGGCGGGCCCCGACAAGATGCAGGACATGGACCCCTCATTTTCCCTGCCGCTGGGCGAGATGTTCTCCATCGTGGTGTACGGCCAGCTGATCCTCGAACAGGCACGGATCGACACTGTCGACGAGGACATCATCAACCAGATATTCGACTTCATGGTACGCGACTTCGCCCTCTTCGCCCTCCAGATCTATGGAAATCACAGCACCCGGGATGAACAGCGGACCTTCTGCAGGGATATCATGACGATCAAGGCCGTCGGTGACAACGAGCAGTATCAGCGTGTCTGGGAGAAGTACGTATTTCCGTTGAACGGCGAGTACGCGATGAACGAGTAA
- a CDS encoding CoA-binding protein: MLTSHRDSPLYTIANPESIAFFGASGHPLRMGSIMLSSLIALGYEGAVYPIHPEEKQIQGFTAYRSVDEIPAVPDLAIIVLPTNIVSRTLEECGRKGIRHAAIISGGFAESGDSGVDLQRELARIADTCGIRFLGPNCLGVVNTHLKFNPTPIQAEGPPGFVGLASQSGSFLTQMHNYLYRIGLGFSTAFSVGNEANIDLVDCIEYLGACPDTKVIALYIEGIRRGKDFIRMARSVVPRKPIVALYAGGSEAGRRAGVSHTGALAGPDEIYDSMFRQCGIIRAFNLTELFDYCLALGNLPKPAGRRVVIQTHSGGPGATAADSCGRAGLEVPALSSDTIDALKPYLPNTASLQNPVDITFSKDIMNEFREIPDVLLRDTNTDILMIYILSPHIFVKPMLERTGMKPDKAAEETVAMMDRLGDSFIEVTKKYDKPVVVYTYRSLQEQLMRSLLEKGIPAYNDPDRAARSLAALLRYYEMRERSTAS, encoded by the coding sequence ATGCTCACGTCACATCGGGACAGCCCGCTGTATACGATCGCGAATCCTGAAAGTATTGCCTTTTTCGGGGCCTCCGGTCATCCGTTACGGATGGGCTCTATCATGCTGTCATCCCTCATAGCCCTCGGCTATGAAGGAGCCGTGTATCCGATCCACCCGGAAGAAAAGCAGATACAGGGATTCACGGCATACCGGAGCGTGGATGAGATACCCGCCGTTCCCGACCTGGCCATTATCGTTCTCCCCACGAACATCGTCTCCCGGACGCTGGAAGAGTGCGGCAGGAAGGGTATCAGGCACGCAGCCATCATTTCCGGCGGGTTCGCCGAATCCGGCGACAGCGGCGTCGACCTGCAGAGAGAACTGGCCCGGATCGCCGATACCTGTGGGATCCGCTTTCTGGGGCCGAATTGCCTCGGTGTCGTCAATACCCATCTCAAGTTCAATCCCACGCCGATCCAGGCGGAAGGTCCTCCGGGGTTCGTGGGGTTGGCGTCACAGAGCGGAAGCTTCCTTACGCAGATGCATAATTACCTCTACCGGATCGGTCTGGGGTTCAGCACCGCCTTCAGCGTGGGGAACGAGGCCAACATAGATCTCGTCGACTGTATCGAGTACCTGGGGGCCTGTCCGGATACGAAGGTGATCGCCCTGTATATCGAAGGGATACGCCGGGGAAAGGACTTTATCCGGATGGCCCGTTCCGTTGTGCCCCGGAAACCCATCGTGGCCCTCTATGCGGGAGGCTCCGAGGCGGGCCGGCGGGCCGGTGTTTCACACACGGGAGCCCTGGCGGGACCCGATGAGATATATGACAGCATGTTCCGCCAGTGCGGCATCATTCGAGCATTCAACCTTACGGAATTATTTGATTATTGTCTCGCGCTGGGAAATCTGCCGAAACCGGCGGGCCGCCGGGTGGTCATTCAGACCCACTCGGGGGGACCGGGGGCGACGGCGGCGGATTCCTGCGGGCGTGCGGGCCTGGAAGTACCCGCGCTTTCGAGTGACACGATCGACGCCCTGAAACCCTATCTTCCCAATACGGCCAGCCTGCAAAATCCCGTGGACATCACCTTCAGCAAGGACATCATGAACGAATTCAGGGAAATACCCGACGTGCTTTTACGGGATACCAATACCGATATCCTGATGATCTATATCCTGTCACCCCATATCTTTGTCAAACCGATGCTGGAACGTACGGGAATGAAGCCCGATAAGGCCGCTGAAGAGACCGTTGCCATGATGGACCGGCTCGGTGACAGCTTCATCGAGGTAACGAAAAAATACGACAAGCCCGTGGTGGTCTACACATACCGGAGTCTCCAGGAGCAACTGATGCGGAGTCTCCTGGAAAAGGGCATTCCCGCTTACAATGATCCTGACCGGGCGGCACGGTCACTGGCGGCCCTGTTGCGGTATTATGAGATGAGGGAACGATCGACGGCTTCGTAA
- a CDS encoding D-glycerate dehydrogenase: MKPYSVYVTRLIPREGIDLLKEHCDVEVNPDDRPLTREELLDRVGGRDGVISLLTDRIDAEVYDAATGIRGFANYAVGYDNIDVAEATRRKIPISNTPGVLTDATAEMAWALLFAAARRVVESDGVMRSCGWKGWGPLQFIGGDVGGKTLGIVGAGRIGTAMALRSKGFSMRVLYTDVSVNKTLEDELGAERVPLRRLLEESDFISIHVPLMEETRHLFNQDIFRKMKTTAYLINTSRGPVIHEAHLVEALQKGTIAGAGLDVYEFEPRMVEGLAELPNVVITPHIASATRQSRTGMALKAAGNLLAMLRGERPPDCVNPEIFSN; encoded by the coding sequence ATGAAACCTTACAGCGTATATGTTACCAGGCTCATTCCCCGGGAAGGGATCGACCTTCTGAAGGAACACTGCGACGTGGAGGTAAACCCGGATGATCGGCCTCTGACCCGGGAGGAGCTTCTCGACAGGGTCGGTGGACGGGACGGGGTTATCAGCCTTCTCACCGACAGGATCGATGCCGAGGTCTATGACGCGGCCACCGGTATCAGGGGGTTCGCCAATTATGCCGTCGGCTACGACAACATCGACGTGGCCGAGGCAACAAGACGCAAGATCCCCATATCGAACACCCCCGGGGTGCTGACCGATGCAACGGCCGAGATGGCCTGGGCCCTGCTCTTCGCCGCGGCGCGCCGTGTCGTTGAATCGGACGGTGTCATGCGCTCCTGTGGCTGGAAGGGCTGGGGGCCGCTGCAGTTCATCGGCGGCGACGTGGGAGGCAAGACCCTCGGTATCGTCGGTGCGGGTCGCATCGGAACGGCCATGGCATTGAGATCAAAGGGATTTTCCATGAGGGTGCTCTACACGGATGTGTCCGTGAACAAGACCCTGGAAGACGAGCTCGGCGCGGAGCGGGTGCCGTTACGCCGTCTTCTCGAAGAATCGGATTTCATCAGTATCCATGTCCCCCTGATGGAAGAGACACGGCACCTTTTCAACCAGGATATCTTCAGGAAAATGAAAACCACCGCCTACCTCATCAATACCTCCCGCGGTCCCGTGATACATGAAGCGCACCTCGTCGAAGCCCTGCAAAAAGGGACGATCGCGGGCGCCGGGCTCGATGTCTACGAATTCGAGCCGCGGATGGTGGAGGGACTTGCCGAACTGCCGAACGTGGTCATAACGCCGCACATCGCCTCGGCGACGCGACAGTCCCGGACGGGCATGGCACTGAAGGCGGCCGGGAATCTCCTCGCCATGCTCAGGGGCGAGCGACCGCCGGACTGCGTGAACCCGGAAATCTTTTCGAATTAG
- the groL gene encoding chaperonin GroEL (60 kDa chaperone family; promotes refolding of misfolded polypeptides especially under stressful conditions; forms two stacked rings of heptamers to form a barrel-shaped 14mer; ends can be capped by GroES; misfolded proteins enter the barrel where they are refolded when GroES binds), translating into MAAKIIKYDMDAREKIIRGVDALADAVKVTLGPRGRNVVIEKSWGAPNITKDGVTVAKEIELEDRFENMGAQMVREVASKTSDMAGDGTTTATVLAQAIFHEGVKLVAAGMNPMDLKRGIDKAVEVVVGELKKLSKTIKDKKEVSQVGMISANNDITIGGIISEAMEKVGKEGVITVEEAKSMETVLDIVEGMQFDRGYISPYFVTNAEKMEVALEEPFILIHEKKISTMKDLIPILEKVARMGRPLLIIAEDIEGESLATLVVNKIRGTLRCAAVKAPGFGDRRKAMLEDIAVLTGGRVISEEMGSKLEGASLDDLGTCRRVTIDKDNTTIIDGAGKPDQIAGRVKQIRAQIEETTSDYDREKLQERLAKLVGGVAVIKVGAATEIEMKEKKARVEDALNATRAAVEEGIVAGGGVSLIRALKGLEKLKLSGDEMHGLDIVRRALEEPMRQIANNAGFEGSVVVEKVKKGKNDYGFDADSGNYTDMVKAGIIDPTKVVRFALQNAASVSSLLLTTEAMVAEKPKKKSSMPGMPGGMPPDMGDYDY; encoded by the coding sequence ATGGCTGCAAAGATTATCAAGTATGATATGGATGCCCGGGAAAAGATCATCCGGGGAGTGGATGCCCTGGCGGACGCGGTAAAGGTCACCCTGGGTCCACGGGGGAGAAACGTGGTCATCGAAAAGTCCTGGGGGGCGCCGAATATCACCAAGGACGGTGTGACCGTCGCCAAGGAGATCGAACTGGAAGACCGGTTCGAGAACATGGGGGCCCAGATGGTCCGGGAGGTGGCGTCGAAGACCTCCGATATGGCCGGTGATGGAACAACGACGGCAACGGTCCTGGCCCAGGCCATCTTTCATGAGGGGGTAAAACTTGTCGCCGCCGGTATGAATCCCATGGATTTGAAGCGGGGTATCGACAAGGCTGTTGAGGTCGTTGTGGGTGAACTGAAAAAACTCTCAAAGACCATCAAGGATAAGAAGGAAGTTTCCCAGGTCGGTATGATCTCGGCCAACAATGACATCACTATCGGCGGCATCATTTCCGAAGCCATGGAGAAGGTCGGCAAGGAGGGTGTCATAACCGTCGAGGAGGCCAAGAGCATGGAAACCGTCCTGGATATCGTGGAAGGCATGCAGTTCGACCGTGGATACATATCACCCTACTTCGTCACCAACGCAGAGAAAATGGAGGTCGCCCTCGAAGAACCGTTCATCCTGATCCATGAAAAGAAGATCAGTACCATGAAGGACCTGATCCCCATTCTGGAAAAGGTCGCCCGCATGGGAAGGCCGCTTCTCATCATTGCCGAGGATATTGAGGGTGAGTCCCTGGCGACGCTCGTGGTCAACAAGATCCGCGGGACGCTGCGGTGTGCCGCCGTGAAGGCCCCCGGGTTCGGCGATCGGCGCAAGGCGATGCTTGAGGATATCGCCGTCCTGACGGGAGGCAGGGTGATCTCGGAAGAAATGGGCAGCAAGCTGGAAGGCGCTTCTCTTGATGATCTCGGAACCTGCCGGCGGGTGACCATCGACAAGGATAATACGACCATCATCGACGGGGCGGGCAAGCCTGACCAGATCGCGGGCCGGGTAAAACAGATCCGGGCCCAGATAGAGGAGACCACGTCCGACTACGACCGTGAAAAACTTCAGGAACGCCTGGCAAAGCTGGTCGGCGGCGTTGCCGTCATCAAGGTGGGGGCGGCGACCGAGATAGAGATGAAGGAGAAGAAGGCCCGTGTCGAGGACGCCCTGAACGCCACGAGGGCCGCCGTGGAAGAGGGGATCGTCGCGGGCGGGGGCGTATCGCTCATCAGGGCCCTCAAGGGTCTGGAGAAGTTGAAGCTGTCCGGTGACGAAATGCACGGGCTCGACATCGTCCGGCGGGCCCTCGAGGAACCGATGCGGCAGATCGCGAACAATGCCGGCTTTGAAGGTTCCGTGGTGGTCGAGAAGGTCAAGAAAGGGAAGAATGACTATGGGTTCGATGCCGATTCCGGTAATTACACCGACATGGTAAAGGCGGGTATCATCGATCCCACGAAGGTCGTCCGTTTCGCTCTTCAGAACGCCGCCTCCGTATCATCATTGCTCCTGACGACGGAAGCCATGGTTGCCGAGAAACCGAAAAAGAAATCATCCATGCCGGGAATGCCCGGTGGTATGCCGCCTGACATGGGCGACTACGATTATTGA
- a CDS encoding NAD(P)/FAD-dependent oxidoreductase, with product MADYDAIVIGAGNGGLTASCALAQKGLKVLLLERHNIPGGCGTTFCRGRFEFEVALHQLSGLGRPEKPGPLRMTFDKLGVTEDLEFVEAKDLYNFVMPDGFSLPLKTEITQVIEAIQKKFPHEKEAIGKFFGLMERYAKDMLSAFIFRDPEPSREKYPTLYAYALRDAESVLNDYFKDPLLKAILAAYWGYLGVPPSRLSFAYLALLFFQYTEFKPFHVKGGSQAMSNAIFNKFLSYGGKARFNCGAAKIVVKNGAVQAVITEEGDEITTKYVVSNASQAYTYIHMIDPAQVPDGVFDEVKSRNVAISAFVVFAGYDCEPETLGITESMNFMLANTDISAQKIVNNMWNLGLKDDFMAFSCYDLIDDSFSPPGACQTSAVAVKYGDPWLTIPPHKYHDVKFRCADEMLNRMEQVFPDIRKHIEEIEVATPLTFMRYLAHPGGSIYGYEQLMKDSLFFQPDRNSPIKGLYFAGSWAGDCGFEPTFNSGVAVARSISRQLGK from the coding sequence ATGGCAGACTATGACGCGATTGTAATCGGCGCCGGCAACGGCGGGTTGACCGCCTCCTGCGCCCTTGCCCAGAAGGGGCTCAAGGTCCTGCTCCTGGAACGCCATAATATTCCAGGCGGTTGCGGCACGACCTTCTGCCGGGGACGCTTCGAGTTCGAAGTGGCCCTCCATCAACTGAGCGGTCTGGGCAGACCTGAAAAACCGGGGCCCCTGCGCATGACCTTCGATAAGCTCGGCGTAACGGAGGACCTGGAATTCGTTGAAGCAAAGGACCTGTATAATTTCGTGATGCCCGACGGGTTCAGCCTTCCCCTGAAGACGGAGATCACTCAGGTTATCGAGGCCATTCAGAAAAAATTCCCCCACGAAAAAGAAGCCATAGGGAAGTTCTTCGGCCTCATGGAGCGTTACGCAAAGGATATGTTGAGCGCTTTCATCTTCCGTGATCCCGAGCCGTCCCGTGAAAAGTACCCGACGCTGTATGCATACGCCCTGCGTGACGCTGAATCGGTCCTGAACGATTATTTCAAGGACCCCCTGCTCAAGGCGATCCTTGCTGCCTACTGGGGCTACCTGGGCGTTCCTCCCAGCCGCCTCTCCTTCGCGTACCTGGCACTTCTCTTCTTCCAGTACACGGAATTCAAGCCCTTTCATGTCAAAGGCGGTTCACAGGCCATGTCGAACGCCATATTCAACAAATTTCTCAGCTATGGCGGCAAGGCACGATTCAACTGCGGGGCCGCGAAGATCGTCGTAAAGAACGGCGCCGTCCAGGCGGTGATCACCGAAGAAGGAGACGAGATCACCACGAAATATGTGGTTTCCAACGCCTCCCAGGCATACACCTATATCCATATGATCGATCCGGCCCAGGTGCCGGACGGGGTGTTCGATGAGGTCAAGTCCCGGAACGTGGCCATCTCGGCCTTTGTCGTCTTTGCCGGCTACGATTGCGAACCGGAAACGCTGGGCATCACGGAATCAATGAACTTTATGCTCGCCAACACGGATATCTCGGCCCAAAAGATCGTGAACAACATGTGGAACCTGGGGCTCAAGGACGATTTTATGGCCTTCAGTTGCTATGACCTGATCGATGACAGTTTCTCCCCGCCCGGGGCATGCCAGACGAGCGCGGTGGCCGTGAAATACGGGGACCCCTGGCTGACTATACCGCCCCATAAATACCACGATGTCAAGTTCCGGTGCGCTGATGAAATGCTGAACCGCATGGAGCAGGTCTTTCCGGACATACGGAAGCATATCGAGGAGATAGAAGTGGCGACACCCCTGACCTTCATGCGGTATCTCGCTCACCCCGGCGGGTCGATCTACGGGTACGAACAGCTTATGAAGGATTCGTTGTTCTTCCAGCCGGACCGCAATTCACCGATCAAGGGATTGTACTTTGCGGGCAGTTGGGCGGGGGACTGCGGTTTCGAACCGACGTTCAATTCCGGTGTAGCCGTCGCCCGATCGATCAGCAGACAACTCGGAAAATAA
- a CDS encoding 2Fe-2S iron-sulfur cluster binding domain-containing protein, with translation MKQGIWQEFDGYNDIVREIEATRKYRENIIPDKYLTKPFIERLHPPKMDLRITEVIEESSTTKTFRLVSDDHYLPPFLAGQYITLYLTIGNIRTGRPYSISSSPNQTGYYDITVRRVENGLVSNHLLDEVTTGDVIETSGPSGNFYHNPLVHEKTMVCIAGGSGITPFMSMIREIAESGLDRTVFLFYGNKNQEDVIFHDELVRLSLTHANITYTPVIEEPLEDYDGTCGFITGAVVSEISGDHAGKTYFLCGPRGLYDFCLPELEKLGVPQRKTRREMYGPPLGITDYPGWPAKIKAEDRFTVSVKGKRSFQAKAGESLLTALENNGILVPSLCRSGECSMCRVKILSGSVYQPAGTMVRKSDRKHGYVHSCVSFPLEDLEVLV, from the coding sequence ATGAAACAGGGAATATGGCAAGAATTCGATGGATATAATGATATCGTTCGTGAGATCGAAGCGACCCGGAAGTACCGTGAGAACATCATCCCCGACAAGTACCTGACGAAACCGTTCATCGAACGGCTCCACCCGCCGAAGATGGACCTTCGGATCACTGAGGTCATCGAGGAATCTTCCACAACGAAAACCTTCCGCCTGGTATCGGATGACCATTACCTGCCGCCGTTTCTTGCGGGGCAGTATATCACCCTCTATCTGACCATCGGAAATATCAGGACGGGCCGCCCCTACAGCATTTCATCGTCACCCAATCAGACCGGATACTATGACATCACCGTACGTCGCGTGGAAAACGGCCTGGTCTCGAACCATCTCCTGGACGAGGTGACTACGGGCGATGTCATCGAAACATCGGGCCCGTCGGGGAATTTCTATCACAATCCCCTGGTCCACGAAAAAACCATGGTCTGTATCGCCGGCGGCAGCGGCATCACGCCCTTCATGAGCATGATACGGGAGATCGCCGAAAGCGGCCTTGACCGCACGGTGTTCCTTTTTTACGGGAACAAGAACCAGGAGGACGTCATCTTCCACGATGAACTGGTCCGTCTTTCCCTTACGCACGCGAACATCACGTACACACCGGTCATCGAGGAACCCCTGGAAGACTATGACGGCACATGCGGATTTATCACCGGCGCCGTGGTCAGCGAAATTTCGGGCGATCACGCCGGCAAGACCTATTTTCTCTGCGGTCCCCGGGGCCTGTATGATTTCTGCCTCCCGGAACTTGAAAAGCTGGGGGTCCCCCAGCGGAAGACGCGCCGGGAAATGTACGGCCCCCCCCTTGGCATCACCGATTACCCCGGATGGCCCGCTAAGATCAAGGCGGAAGACCGGTTCACGGTTTCCGTCAAAGGAAAGAGATCATTTCAGGCGAAGGCGGGGGAATCATTGCTCACCGCGCTGGAAAACAACGGCATACTCGTGCCGTCCCTCTGCCGCTCGGGTGAGTGCAGCATGTGCCGGGTGAAGATCCTTTCAGGGAGCGTCTATCAGCCGGCCGGCACGATGGTTCGAAAATCGGACCGGAAGCATGGATACGTGCATTCCTGCGTCTCTTTTCCCCTTGAGGACCTTGAAGTCCTTGTGTAG
- a CDS encoding acyl-CoA dehydrogenase family protein, with amino-acid sequence MSLLERIHTEEHRIFRDALKKYLEKNVVPYVEEWEEQGIVPRQAWKDFGSQGFLCTWLPEEYGGSGVGFEYSVMIIEEMERTNQLGFVAPLHSDVVVPYIYSFGNEEQKQKWLPGCASGDIVTAVAMTEPVAGSDLASIRATAVRDGDDYIINGQKTFISNGIICDLVVVAALTNPAAPYAGMSLFVVEDGTPGFVKGRKLHKIGMKSQDTSELFFEDCRVPAANLLGEEGSGFKYLMEKLQQERLVSAWGSQIMAEMALEYTIDFTKSRVAFGRPVSRHQHVSFKLAEMATEVELGRTFMESLTLDHIDGKNIVKKVSMAKYWIAEMANRIAQQGVQLHGGYGYMEEYPIARLFRDVRVQTIFAGTSEIMKLIISRMMDL; translated from the coding sequence ATGTCGCTTCTTGAACGGATCCATACCGAGGAACATCGAATCTTCAGAGACGCTCTCAAAAAATACCTCGAAAAGAACGTGGTCCCCTACGTTGAGGAATGGGAGGAACAGGGGATCGTCCCCCGGCAGGCATGGAAGGATTTCGGTTCCCAGGGTTTTCTCTGCACCTGGCTGCCCGAGGAATACGGGGGCTCCGGCGTGGGATTTGAATACTCCGTCATGATCATCGAGGAAATGGAACGGACGAACCAGTTGGGTTTCGTGGCGCCGCTCCACAGCGATGTCGTCGTTCCCTACATCTATTCCTTCGGCAACGAAGAACAGAAACAGAAATGGCTCCCGGGCTGCGCCAGCGGCGACATCGTCACCGCCGTCGCCATGACGGAACCCGTGGCGGGCTCGGACCTGGCATCCATCCGGGCCACCGCCGTCCGCGACGGTGACGATTACATCATCAACGGACAGAAGACATTCATTTCAAACGGTATCATCTGTGACCTCGTCGTCGTGGCGGCACTGACCAATCCCGCGGCCCCCTATGCGGGGATGAGCCTCTTTGTCGTCGAGGACGGGACCCCCGGCTTTGTGAAAGGCAGAAAGCTCCACAAGATCGGCATGAAGAGTCAGGATACGTCGGAGCTTTTTTTCGAGGACTGCCGCGTTCCCGCCGCCAACCTTCTCGGGGAGGAGGGGAGCGGTTTCAAGTACCTCATGGAAAAACTGCAGCAGGAACGGCTGGTCTCCGCCTGGGGATCACAGATCATGGCCGAGATGGCCCTTGAATACACCATTGATTTCACGAAATCCAGGGTCGCCTTCGGACGGCCGGTCTCCCGCCACCAGCACGTCTCGTTCAAGCTCGCCGAGATGGCCACGGAAGTGGAACTCGGAAGGACCTTCATGGAATCCTTGACACTGGATCATATTGATGGAAAGAACATCGTCAAGAAGGTGTCCATGGCCAAATACTGGATCGCCGAGATGGCGAACCGCATCGCCCAGCAGGGGGTCCAACTCCATGGCGGCTATGGATACATGGAAGAATATCCCATTGCTCGTCTGTTCCGGGACGTCCGGGTCCAGACCATCTTTGCGGGAACATCGGAAATCATGAAGCTCATTATCTCCAGGATGATGGACCTGTAA